Proteins from a genomic interval of Lactococcus protaetiae:
- a CDS encoding energy-coupling factor ABC transporter ATP-binding protein — translation MNKILEVENLVFKYEKESDVNQLNGVSFSVERGEWLSIIGQNGSGKSTTARLIDGLFEEFEGTVKIDGELLTKENVWSLRRKIGMVFQNPDNQFVGATVEDDVAFGMENQGIIRSEMLRRVDEALAAVNMLDFKTREPARLSGGQKQRVAVAGIIALRPEIIILDESTSMLDPTGRAEIMRVIREIKDKYHLTVLSITHDLDEAASSDRILVMRAGEIIKEAAPSELFATSEDMVEIGLDVPFSSNLMKDLRTKGFELPEKYLSEDELVEFLAKEFQK, via the coding sequence ATGAATAAAATTCTCGAAGTAGAAAATTTAGTTTTTAAATATGAAAAAGAAAGCGATGTGAATCAGCTTAATGGTGTGTCATTTTCAGTGGAGCGAGGAGAATGGTTGTCTATTATTGGACAAAATGGCTCTGGGAAATCGACAACTGCGCGCTTAATTGATGGTCTTTTTGAAGAATTTGAAGGAACAGTTAAGATTGACGGCGAGCTTTTGACGAAGGAAAATGTCTGGTCTCTGCGCAGAAAAATCGGAATGGTTTTCCAAAATCCAGATAACCAATTTGTAGGAGCGACGGTTGAGGACGATGTGGCTTTTGGTATGGAAAATCAAGGGATTATCCGTAGTGAAATGTTGCGTCGTGTAGATGAGGCTTTGGCTGCGGTTAACATGTTAGACTTCAAAACGCGCGAGCCTGCACGTCTTTCTGGAGGTCAAAAACAGCGTGTGGCTGTAGCTGGAATCATTGCCTTACGTCCAGAGATTATCATCCTTGATGAAAGCACTTCAATGCTTGACCCAACAGGACGGGCAGAGATTATGCGCGTGATTCGTGAAATCAAAGATAAATATCACTTGACAGTTTTGTCTATCACGCATGACCTTGACGAAGCGGCAAGTTCTGACCGTATTTTAGTGATGCGTGCGGGGGAGATTATCAAGGAAGCTGCACCATCGGAGCTTTTTGCGACAAGTGAGGATATGGTGGAGATAGGACTTGATGTCCCATTTTCATCAAATTTGATGAAAGATTTGCGTACGAAGGGTTTTGAGTTGCCAGAGAAGTATTTATCAGAAGATGAATTGGTTGAATTTTTAGCTAAGGAGTTTCAAAAATGA